The region TGGGACAAGGAGTTTGCTCTGGGCAGTGACAGTTATGTCATTGAAGAATTATTCTTATGGAAGATTAATGTTAAGAGTCTTAACATGAGAAATGTGTTCGATTATTCTATACCACAGGTATTGGTATATACAGATGCCAGCAGCACTGGTTGCGGATCGTGGGCGAGCTGTGCAGGTATGAAGTGcaataaaattataaactaataAAATTAACTAAAGGGAGTAGCACTGGCACTCCTAGCATTTTGTCCTAATTTAAATGGAAAATGTGTCAAagtgttttctgacaatcaaggAGTGGAGTCAATCATCAAGAAAGGTTGTATGAAGTTAGACCTCCAAATGTTGAGTATGGAGATTGATTCGTTTTGCCGTAACATGAAAATATCCTTGAAAGTTCAATGGGTTCCTAGACAGGAAAATTTCGAAGATTATGATAACTGGGGTGTGTCCAGTACATTCTTTTCATTCATAAATAACTTGTGGGGACCACATACGGTGGACAGGTTTGCAGATAACGTTAATGCAAACTTATCAAATTGTCAAGCACATGAAAGTTTTCAAGGCTAGAGGTTCCTTGGTTATTCCCGCATGGCCATCCTTACCTTTTTGGCCTCTTCTGTTTTCTAAATCCAGTTCATTCGCAAGTATCGTTGTCAAAGTTCTCAGATTTTCGGACACTCAGAGTATTTTTATACAAGGTAGAAACAGAAATTCCATTTTTGGAACTCCAAAATTCCATAACGATGTATTGTGTGTGAGGTTAGATGGGAATATAGCCGGGGAATATAGGTTAGTTATGTTACCCACAAGGGTAACATTTCAGCTCAGTGGAGCTTTTTTAGAGTGTGACACATCACTGGATGTAATTACGAATAAATTGAGACACTGGACGATTATAAATTATAGTGGTGTTGAACAGAGGAATATTGTGATCACTGGATCGTTTCCTTATTATGAGAGTTATAGAGGTTTTGGAGATCAAGACTCACTGGGGCTAATGAGTAGTGTGTATATTTTATTTCATGTTGTATTTTTCAGAGATAGAGTGTTCCAGAACACGTTAACCAGAGTTTAACAAGCCTCTAGAGCAGAAAATATCATCAAGAAAATATACAAGAACTCACTAGCAGCGTGGGAAGTTTGGTGCAGATTAAATAGGGTATCGCCTACTTCTCCCAGCAATTTGGAATTGTCAAGGTACTTTATTGTTATGTTCAATAGTGATGCTCCGTATAGCAGAATGGAAGCAGCATTTTATGCTATAAAATGGAAGATTGATTGTTTGCCAAATATGGTTAGTCAAAACCCATGTGATTCTAAGTTCATACATCTTTTATTGGAAGGTCTCAAGAGGATCTTGGCTAAACCAGGAAGGAGCCTATTACTCCGGATATTTTACATTCTATAGTGGTCAAATTTGGAAGTGGGGATTTGAAATGTACTAGGCTTTGTTCCATGTTTCTATTAGCATTTGCAGCTTTTCTAAGGTATGAAGAACTTGATAATTTAAAAGTGTGTGATGTGGATGTATGCGTTATTCTCACATTAAGGTATTCATTGAAAAGAGTAAGACTGATGACCAACTTAGGGAAGGTGCCTGGGTAGTGGTGGGAGCAACTGGTAAATCTACATGCCCTGTTTCGATGCTTCAGAAGTATTTGGTGTGCGCAGGTATTAACGATCCAAACTCGAAAGAGTTCTTGTTTAGGCCAGTTGTTCTCCTcaaatctcaaaataaatatgtgTTGCGTTCAGGGAAATTATCATATACTAGATGTAGTGAAATTCTTAAAGAAGCTTTAGATTCTAGCAAATTTGCTTTGCACAGTTTGCGTGCAGGAGGTGCCACATCGGCAGCGGAGATCGGTGTGCCAGACAGATTGTTCAAGAGACATGGACGTTGGAAGTCTGATTCTTCCAAGGATAGGTATGTCAAGGAGTCTTTGAGTAACAAATTAGTAGTGTCCATGAACTTAGGTATTTAAAAGTAAATGAGTTAAATAGTTGCTTGTGTGTAAATGTGTTTACAGGTTCACAAAATATGTAGGAGCTATGAGCATGTAGTAGAGTAATTTATTAATAGGATATTAATGTAGGTTAAGTTGTtagtaaactcaacccagaaagtatcgaaacgattatagatggtcagatatatcgggaactgaaatatgtGGTCAGTGTTGTGGTGCgagagggtgtgtgtgtgagtgCGTGTTGGTAAGTAGAGGGCGAAATAAATAGGAAAGCCTTTATTTCCGGTTGAGCGTGAGCGAATTAGGAAATAATGTTGTTTCCTATTGGTTGAGACCGGTTGGGTTGCCAGTTTGCAAAGGAAGGATGGAAAAGGGTGGGGCGAAGGGTTCCACAGGTGAGCCATTGACCGTTTTCGCATCAGCCTGCGTGGACGTGTttcagctgctttatttacataAGGTTCTAACTAGGTAGAACGTTTTTTCTTTACAGATGACGTTGGAGAAGAGCTAACTAGCATATTTTATATTAGAATATATCTACAGGCAGGATCAAGGTATTGGATGAAGACTGGGCGCAGGTAAAGTATTTGGGCGGCCACCGGGCAGCAAAGTGTTGGCGTTTCACCGAGACAGTCCAACATCAGCTTAGGCGCCCTCAAGCTAGTACACCATTCAGTGTTCATCGCGAAGAACGGTGCTACCCCAAGGTCAGTGTTGTGGTGCGTGAGCGTGTGCGAATTAGGAAATAATGGATGTGAGGCTTTTGTAGATCGAAATTATAACTTAATTAGAGcgtatttcataatttttcagcctCCTTCTTCTGGTCGACAAGAATTCCTGTGCGACAACTAGACACAGTTTAAAGCACCAGTGTTCCACATTGGTAAGTTTTATGCCAGTTCATTTTAAACTTCCAACTTCGAAACTGCCTGTGTAATTTTTAGCAATGGCCAATGCTGGTCACAATCAGTTGTAGTCTAATTCTACCTAAAAGCGGGCCACgttattacattgcattgcatcgtaatttcatttgtgtccatgcaaattatgtttacacaacatatactcacgtgttttcaagcaaattcgccgataataggcgatcaaaagcgatcggattgttacaaaagtacagatcgcattaaGCTaattacttcatatgagatgatctttggaaaaatacggcataaattgtcatggtgcttgcggagtgccatgcagtaaaatactaagACGTttcggcaattcatgattgacaactaaaaatcggcgtgtcgttcgtatcctccgctgtcaatttcttatccactcactagtcctcacaaaagctttgtgttgattacgtaatataTGGAGGCAAATTGccataagtacaatgaaataatgagtagggcgggctccggggcgggtttcttcttcgtcttacgtaacagtattgttctccaaacaaaacccggaagcttgttgtctggcgctctagctgaaatacagcaagatagtGTAAGAtcgtaaatgtaaacctgtattttagctagagtatcttgAGCTTGTCACAATCCTCATGATACATGAACAGTGGTGAAGATATG is a window of Amphiura filiformis chromosome 2, Afil_fr2py, whole genome shotgun sequence DNA encoding:
- the LOC140139037 gene encoding LOW QUALITY PROTEIN: integrase/recombinase xerD homolog (The sequence of the model RefSeq protein was modified relative to this genomic sequence to represent the inferred CDS: inserted 1 base in 1 codon; deleted 2 bases in 1 codon), encoding METEYWYIQMPAALVADRGRAVQNSLAAWEVWCRLNRVSPTSPSNLELSRYFIVMFNSDAPYSRMEAAFYAIKWKIDCLPNMVSQNPCDSKFIHLLLEGLKRILAKPXKEPITPDILHSIVVKFGSGDLKCTRLCSMFLLAFAAFLRYEELDNLKVCDVDVRYSHIKVFIEKSKTDDQLREGAWVVVGATGKSTCPVSMLQKYLVCAGINDPNSKEFLFRPVVLLKSQNKYVLRSGKLSYTRCSEILKEALDSSKFALHSLRAGGATSAAEIGVPDRLFKRHGRWKSDSSKDRYVKESLSNKLVVSMNLGI